Proteins encoded together in one Apteryx mantelli isolate bAptMan1 chromosome 31, bAptMan1.hap1, whole genome shotgun sequence window:
- the LOC106484276 gene encoding mothers against decapentaplegic homolog 4-like isoform X2 translates to MSLGAPTSSDACLSIVHSLMCHRQGGENETFAKRAIESLVKKLKEKKDELDSLIAAITTNGAHPSKCVTIQRTLDGRLQVAGRKGFPHVIYARLWRWPDLHKNELKHAKFCQFAFDLKYDSVCVNPYHYERVVSPGIVPPARLVKEEFVHDCVQMEVPPGREQGAKRAPRLPPAEPYRQPLPPLQLPASPRAPASLYPALPMSPPVAPGGSLLSLPPGEGLLQLACPTPPPAAPAQPPPHNGYPKPPYRGSPASWTGGTAAVYAPGLGGPPPQPGPRSHPQPPLHHPNHYWPPHHSSGPYPQPVSTHPGPEFWCSIAYFEMDVQVGEIFKVPSSCPVVTVDGYVDPSGGDRFCLGQLSNVHRTDASERARLHIGKGVQLECRGEGDVWMRCLSDHAVFVQSYYLDREAGRAPGDAVHKIYPGAYIKVFDLRQCHRQMQQQAATAQAAAAAQAAAVAGSIPGPGSVGGIAPAVGLSAAAGIGVDDLRRLCILRLSFVKGWGPDYPRQSIKHTPCWIEVHLHRALQLLDEVLHTMPMADPAPLR, encoded by the exons ATGTCCCTCGGCGCGCCCACCAGCAGCGACGCCTGCCTGAGCATCGTGCACAGCCTGATGTGCCACCGGCAGGGCGGGGAGAACGAGACCTTCGCCAAGCGGGCCATCGAGAGCCTCGTCAAGAAGCTCAAGGAGAAGAAGGACGAGCTGGACTCGCTCATCGCCGCCATCACCACCAACGGCGCCCACCCCAGCAAGTGCGTCACCATCCAGCGCACCTTGGACGGGCGGCTCCAG GTGGCCGGCCGCAAGGGCTTCCCGCACGTCATCTACGCGCGGCTCTGGCGCTGGCCCGACCTGCACAAGAACGAGCTGAAGCACGCCAAGTTCTGCCAGTTCGCCTTCGACCTCAAGTACGACAGCGTCTGCGTCAACCCCTACCACTACGAGCGCGTGGTGTCCCCGGGCATCG tgccccccgcGCGCCTGGTGAAGGAGGAGTTTGTCCATGACTGTGTGCAGATGGAGGTGCCGCCCGGCCGGGAGCAGGGGGCCAAGCGGGCGCCGCGGCTGCCCCCCGCCGAGCCCTACCGCCAGCCGCTGCCCCCCCTGCAGctgcccgcctccccccgcgcccccgccagCCTCTACCCCGCGCTGCCCATGTCGCCCCCGG tgGCCCCCGGCGGCTCCCTGCTCTCGCTGCCCCCCGGCGAGGGGCTGCTGCAGCTCGCCTGCCCcacgccgcccccggccgccccggcgcagccccccccgCACAACGGCTACCCCAAGCCGCCCTACCGCG GTTCGCCGGCGAGCTGGACCGGCGGCACCGCGGCCGTCTACGCGCCCGGCCTGGGgggccccccgccgcagcccggcccccggagCCACCCGCAGCCCCCGCTCCACCACCCCAACCACTACT ggcccccccaccATAGCTCCGGGCCCTACCCGCAGCCGGTGTCCACCCACCCCG GGCCGGAGTTCTGGTGCTCCATCGCCTACTTCGAGATGGACGTGCAGGTGGGCGAGATCTTCAAGGTGCCATCCAGCTGCCCCGTGGTCACCGTGGACGGCTACGTGGACCCCTCGGGGGGCGACCGCTTCTGCCTGGGCCAGCTCTCCAACGTGCACCGCACCGACGCCAGCGAGCGGGCCCg GCTGCACATCGGGAAGGGCGTGCAGCTGGAGTGCCGCGGCGAGGGCGACGTGTGGATGCGCTGCCTGAGCGACCACGCCGTCTTCGTGCAGAGCTACTACCTGGACCGCGAGGCCGGGCGGGCGCCCGGGGATGCCGTGCACAAGATCTACCCCGGCGCCTACATCAAG GTGTTCGACCTGCGCCAGTGCCACCGCCAGATGCAGCAGCAAGCGGCCACGGCCCAGGCGGCTGCCGCGGCTCAGGCGGCCGCCGTGGCCGGCAGCATCCCGGGACCCGGCTCGGTGGGCGGCATCGCGCCCGCTGTCG GGCTGTCGGCGGCGGCGGGGATCGGCGTGGACGACCTGCGGCGcctctgcatcctgcggctgagCTTCGTCAAGGGCTGGGGGCCCGACTACCCGCGGCAGAGCATCAAGCACACGCCGTGCTGGATCGAGGTGCACCTGCACCGGGCGCTGCAGCTGCTCGACGAGGTCCTGCACACCATGCCCATGGCCGACCCCGCGCCCCTCCGCTAG
- the LOC106484276 gene encoding mothers against decapentaplegic homolog 4-like isoform X1, which yields MSLGAPTSSDACLSIVHSLMCHRQGGENETFAKRAIESLVKKLKEKKDELDSLIAAITTNGAHPSKCVTIQRTLDGRLQVAGRKGFPHVIYARLWRWPDLHKNELKHAKFCQFAFDLKYDSVCVNPYHYERVVSPGIGLSIQSPVPPARLVKEEFVHDCVQMEVPPGREQGAKRAPRLPPAEPYRQPLPPLQLPASPRAPASLYPALPMSPPVAPGGSLLSLPPGEGLLQLACPTPPPAAPAQPPPHNGYPKPPYRGSPASWTGGTAAVYAPGLGGPPPQPGPRSHPQPPLHHPNHYWPPHHSSGPYPQPVSTHPGPEFWCSIAYFEMDVQVGEIFKVPSSCPVVTVDGYVDPSGGDRFCLGQLSNVHRTDASERARLHIGKGVQLECRGEGDVWMRCLSDHAVFVQSYYLDREAGRAPGDAVHKIYPGAYIKVFDLRQCHRQMQQQAATAQAAAAAQAAAVAGSIPGPGSVGGIAPAVGLSAAAGIGVDDLRRLCILRLSFVKGWGPDYPRQSIKHTPCWIEVHLHRALQLLDEVLHTMPMADPAPLR from the exons ATGTCCCTCGGCGCGCCCACCAGCAGCGACGCCTGCCTGAGCATCGTGCACAGCCTGATGTGCCACCGGCAGGGCGGGGAGAACGAGACCTTCGCCAAGCGGGCCATCGAGAGCCTCGTCAAGAAGCTCAAGGAGAAGAAGGACGAGCTGGACTCGCTCATCGCCGCCATCACCACCAACGGCGCCCACCCCAGCAAGTGCGTCACCATCCAGCGCACCTTGGACGGGCGGCTCCAG GTGGCCGGCCGCAAGGGCTTCCCGCACGTCATCTACGCGCGGCTCTGGCGCTGGCCCGACCTGCACAAGAACGAGCTGAAGCACGCCAAGTTCTGCCAGTTCGCCTTCGACCTCAAGTACGACAGCGTCTGCGTCAACCCCTACCACTACGAGCGCGTGGTGTCCCCGGGCATCG GTCTGAGCATCCAGAGCCCAG tgccccccgcGCGCCTGGTGAAGGAGGAGTTTGTCCATGACTGTGTGCAGATGGAGGTGCCGCCCGGCCGGGAGCAGGGGGCCAAGCGGGCGCCGCGGCTGCCCCCCGCCGAGCCCTACCGCCAGCCGCTGCCCCCCCTGCAGctgcccgcctccccccgcgcccccgccagCCTCTACCCCGCGCTGCCCATGTCGCCCCCGG tgGCCCCCGGCGGCTCCCTGCTCTCGCTGCCCCCCGGCGAGGGGCTGCTGCAGCTCGCCTGCCCcacgccgcccccggccgccccggcgcagccccccccgCACAACGGCTACCCCAAGCCGCCCTACCGCG GTTCGCCGGCGAGCTGGACCGGCGGCACCGCGGCCGTCTACGCGCCCGGCCTGGGgggccccccgccgcagcccggcccccggagCCACCCGCAGCCCCCGCTCCACCACCCCAACCACTACT ggcccccccaccATAGCTCCGGGCCCTACCCGCAGCCGGTGTCCACCCACCCCG GGCCGGAGTTCTGGTGCTCCATCGCCTACTTCGAGATGGACGTGCAGGTGGGCGAGATCTTCAAGGTGCCATCCAGCTGCCCCGTGGTCACCGTGGACGGCTACGTGGACCCCTCGGGGGGCGACCGCTTCTGCCTGGGCCAGCTCTCCAACGTGCACCGCACCGACGCCAGCGAGCGGGCCCg GCTGCACATCGGGAAGGGCGTGCAGCTGGAGTGCCGCGGCGAGGGCGACGTGTGGATGCGCTGCCTGAGCGACCACGCCGTCTTCGTGCAGAGCTACTACCTGGACCGCGAGGCCGGGCGGGCGCCCGGGGATGCCGTGCACAAGATCTACCCCGGCGCCTACATCAAG GTGTTCGACCTGCGCCAGTGCCACCGCCAGATGCAGCAGCAAGCGGCCACGGCCCAGGCGGCTGCCGCGGCTCAGGCGGCCGCCGTGGCCGGCAGCATCCCGGGACCCGGCTCGGTGGGCGGCATCGCGCCCGCTGTCG GGCTGTCGGCGGCGGCGGGGATCGGCGTGGACGACCTGCGGCGcctctgcatcctgcggctgagCTTCGTCAAGGGCTGGGGGCCCGACTACCCGCGGCAGAGCATCAAGCACACGCCGTGCTGGATCGAGGTGCACCTGCACCGGGCGCTGCAGCTGCTCGACGAGGTCCTGCACACCATGCCCATGGCCGACCCCGCGCCCCTCCGCTAG